A stretch of Cicer arietinum cultivar CDC Frontier isolate Library 1 chromosome 5, Cicar.CDCFrontier_v2.0, whole genome shotgun sequence DNA encodes these proteins:
- the LOC101513173 gene encoding protein LIGHT-DEPENDENT SHORT HYPOCOTYLS 5: MDSPSGEAPPHNPSEPPSTTTNSPTVTVTTAPPEGSSPPPPQPSAPPSRYESQKRRDWNTFLQYLQNHKPPLTLARCSGAHVIEFLKYLDQFGKTKVHVSGCPYFGHPNPPAPCACPLKQAWGSLDALIGRLRAAYEENGGRPESNPFGAKAVRIYLREVREGQAKARGIPYEKKKRKRSAVTVSAVSSSGGGNDNSGGGDGGGGGGGSSSNASLTSTTTTTPSIVTTTTTTL, encoded by the coding sequence ATGGATTCACCATCAGGGGAAGCACCCCCACACAATCCATCAGAACCCCCCTCAACTACAACTAATTCTCCTACGGTTACCGTAACAACCGCACCACCGGAGGGATcttcaccaccaccaccacaaccATCAGCACCACCAAGCCGTTACGAATCACAAAAACGCCGTGACTGGAACACTTTCTTACAATACTTACAAAACCACAAACCACCATTGACGCTAGCACGGTGCAGTGGCGCCCACGTGATCGAGTTTTTAAAGTACCTCGATCAGTTTGGGAAAACCAAAGTTCATGTTTCTGGGTGTCCGTACTTCGGACACCCTAATCCTCCTGCTCCCTGCGCCTGTCCGTTGAAACAGGCGTGGGGTAGTCTTGATGCGCTCATCGGAAGACTTAGGGCGGCCTACGAAGAAAACGGAGGTCGCCCTGAAAGTAATCCGTTTGGTGCTAAGGCTGTGAGGATTTACTTGAGGGAAGTTAGGGAAGGACAGGCTAAAGCTAGAGGGATTCCTTatgagaagaagaagaggaagagaTCGGCCGTCACGGTGTCGGCGGTGAGTAGTAGTGGTGGTGGTAATGATAATAGTGGTGGTGGTGacggtggtggtggtggaggtgGTTCTAGTTCAAATGCTAGTTTAACTTCTACAACTACAACTACTCCATCTATTGTTACTACCACCACTACCACATTatag